In Phoenix dactylifera cultivar Barhee BC4 unplaced genomic scaffold, palm_55x_up_171113_PBpolish2nd_filt_p 001703F, whole genome shotgun sequence, one DNA window encodes the following:
- the LOC120108995 gene encoding rust resistance kinase Lr10-like, producing ISILCGKKKPRKDPKLEAFMEKFGHLAPTSYSYSEVEKMTFSFNHKIGQGGYGGVYKGKLDNGRLEAVKVLNSSKGNGKEFLSEVISIGCTYHVNIVSLLGFCLDGSTRILIYEFMANGSLEKFIYTKKQTIPSLEWEKLLEIATGIARGLEYLHHGCNIGILHFDIKPHNILLDEDFHPKISDFGLAKLCRSAESIISMVKARGTVGYIAPEVFLKNFGGVSSKSDVYSYGMVVLEMVGGRRNVEVQAGNTSEIYFPHWIYKNLNLDGKLKTFRAMTKVEEVIARRMILVGLWCIQSKPIDRPSMSKVLDMLEGRIIDLQIPPMPVLSSPSRSAKHSQTNDSHEIVSVTTTC from the coding sequence ATTTCAATCTTATGCGGGAAGAAAAAGCCAAGAAAAGATCCAAAGCTTGAAGCCTTCATGGAGAAGTTCGGACACCTAGCCCCAACGAGTTATAGCTACTCCGAAGTGGAGAAGATGACCTTTTCCTTCAATCACAAGATTGGTCAAGGTGGTTATGGTGGCGTGTACAAAGGAAAGCTTGATAATGGTCGTCTGGAGGCAGTTAAGGTCTTGAATAGTTCTAAAGGCAATGGCAAGGAATTCTTGAGCGAAGTTATCAGTATTGGTTGCACTTACCATGTCAATATTGTGAGCTTACTAGGCTTTTGCTTGGATGGGTCTACAAGAATTCTGATATATGAGTTCATGGCTAATGGATCACTTGAAAAGTTCATCTACACTAAGAAACAAACAATACCAAGTCTGGAATGGGAGAAGCTATTGGAGATTGCAACTGGCATTGCACGGGGCTTAGAGTACCTCCACCATGGCTGCAACATCGGAATTCTACATTTTGACATTAAGCCACATAACATACTACTAGACGaagattttcatccaaaaatatCTGATTTTGGGCTAGCTAAATTGTGCCGCTCGGCGGAGAGCATCATATCAATGGTCAAAGCTCGAGGGACTGTAGGGTACATTGCCCCTGAGGTGTTCTTgaagaattttggaggggtcTCTAGCAAATCCGATGTTTATAGTTATGGAATGGTAGTGCTCGAAATGGTTGGGGGAAGAAGAAATGTTGAAGTTCAAGCAGGCAACACCAGCGAGATCTACTTCCCACATTGGATTTACAAGAATCTCAACTTGGATGGAAAGTTGAAAACTTTTAGGGCCATGACCAAAGTGGAAGAAGTGATTGCCAGAAGGATGATTCTAGTTGGTTTATGGTGCATCCAGAGTAAGCCAATAGATCGACCCTCAATGAGCAAGGTTCTAGATATGTTAGAAGGAAGGATTATAGATTTGCAAATTCCACCTATGCCAGTTTTATCTTCCCCCTCAAGATCAGCGAAGCATTCCCAGACAAATGATTCTCATGAAATAGTATCAGTAACCACCACTTGTTAG